The Thermodesulfobacteriota bacterium genome segment AAGGTAGCCAAGATTTGATTTACTACTGGCTGCCATCATTTTGAACGGTAGTAATTTAATGAACGAACATAACCAACCGGCTGGCTCGTAAAACCATGACTTTTCGTTCAGGCACTAGATAAGAGCCTCCTTTAAGTTTTCAATACCAACTCGATCAACGAACCGCGCCATTCGCTCTTTTCTTTTGGCTTTATCTTGGTAGTACTGCAAACATCGTTTGGTTAGATCAATGACCTCTTCTTCAGCAAGGTCTTCTTTCAATATATCTCCAATCCGGGGGCGCCTGGCAGAGCTTCCCCCAATGATAAAAGTCCAACCCTTTTTTTTCCCGTAAATTCCTATATCCCGAACAAAGCTTTCACCACAGCAAAAGGGACAACCGGAAACACCGATCTTGACTTTGGCCGGCAGATCCATACCCGAAAAAAAAGTTTCTATTTTCATACCGAGTCCTAAAGAGTCCTGAACGCCGAATTTGCACACTGCCGTTCCCGGACACGCCTGCACATAATGCAAACAAAGTTCAACCGCTTTGCCGACATCCATTCCGAGTTCATCCCAGATATTATCCACATCTTCTTTCTGCATACCGACAAGTGCAAACCTCTGACCGGAGGTGATTTTAATTACCGGTATGTTGTATTTTCTGGCAACTCTGGCGATAGATTCTAAATCAGTCGGTGTTAACATGCCGACAGGAATTCTCGGAACAATTGCGTAGGTCTGTTTATCACGCTGAAGGATTGCACCATTTGGATGGTCTGCCATTTCATATCTCCTTTCAATTTTGTTATCTGTTTTTGCCTCAAATTTCACCATATATTGATAAAACTATAACCAAAGATTTTTACCACATGCTTCAATTGTTGTTATTACATAAACCAGGTGAAACCTAACAAAAATTCCTTATACAGAAAAATTAACAAGGGCACGACATGTGGCGCCCTTCATTTTGTTATAAAAATACAGATTCATTAAAAAGGAAACCATTGATGAAATTATGTTCAGGACTTGCCGGTATCACGCCCCATCCCTTTAATGATACCACCAAGTTGTTGTATTGCATGTTCCATGGTTTTATCCCAACGACCACCATAGCCGATCCGTATGTACTGGTCAAAGCTGTCAAAGCTGGTACACAGAAAGCCGGGTAATATTGAAATCCCCTTTTTCTTAGCTTCCAAATAGACCTCACGGCCTTTGATACCGTTGGGAAGTTCTATCCAGATGGATTGCCCGCCCAAAGGGGAGGTCATCTTAATCGTCTCAGGAAAATGCCTGTTCAGGGCCGCCGCACAATAACTGTACTGTAATCTTATATTTTCTCTAAGTTTCCTCAAATGTCGATGATAAGTTCCTTCTTTGAGGTAGCTTGCCACCAGTGCTTGATTTAATGTGGACGATATCAGGGAAAGATTCAATTTCATTCTTTTAATGGGTTTCTTGAACCGGCCGGAAACCACCCATCCGACCCTCAGACCTGGAGCAAGAACTTTTGAAAATGATGAA includes the following:
- a CDS encoding NAD(P)/FAD-dependent oxidoreductase produces the protein MADHPNGAILQRDKQTYAIVPRIPVGMLTPTDLESIARVARKYNIPVIKITSGQRFALVGMQKEDVDNIWDELGMDVGKAVELCLHYVQACPGTAVCKFGVQDSLGLGMKIETFFSGMDLPAKVKIGVSGCPFCCGESFVRDIGIYGKKKGWTFIIGGSSARRPRIGDILKEDLAEEEVIDLTKRCLQYYQDKAKRKERMARFVDRVGIENLKEALI